In one window of Pieris brassicae chromosome 10, ilPieBrab1.1, whole genome shotgun sequence DNA:
- the LOC123714990 gene encoding phospholipase DDHD2 isoform X7 — translation MPLDIVKKCKNCSNFNVGCVKKLQLEYANLKIKKYMDNQDQKAEVNMDVGSETHAQNVTVNLMEHSVKENDDGIAILTENRPTSEYSPVKYYWFYRVDNDGQSTWRGFSVADSRALEIAFNSSDLNENTLVPTDGGRYDVNIIGRIRMPVYWSEKPTNVRRCSWFYCNTDGRYVPYAEAVAEKLEVEYQHGMATGEWHRRLILPNNELVVMHGPGVMVHFLQNSVDSFSGSPLFNFGKTVYRNPPKIGVTGDQTQKIDHLVFLVHGAGEYRHQKERLQSMTRPRVVKRGAVESEIEDTEPSSIDHLLLLCHGVGSACDMRMRPVEAVVDDFRKTSMQLLQSHYKNSCDSGLVGRVEVLPISWHSSLHSGETGVDKRLANVTLDSIPWLRNFTNDTVLDVLFYTSPVFGQTIIDTVCKELNRIYGLFKKRNPDFRGGVSLGGHSLGSVILYDLLGHQIPEASASNGSTEKNYVQECAGTGQPMFKYPKLEFCPEAMFALGSPIAIFECVRGVEMLGKDFCLPTCGKFFNIFHPYDPIAYRIEPMINPELRQIKPYLIPHHKGRKRMHLELKETMARVGADIKQKLVESIKSTWFSMWKTAPPPTDQLEKVVEEEMEKEELNDECKEDVTQDKEATPEMLGRLNSGRRIDYVLQEAPFEMINEYLFAMTSHVCYWESADTILLILREVYASMRVQPDCCVPQNNLTVQRTRIVTTDGMVASTLDSPSTSRGSPC, via the exons ATGCCGCTcgatattgtaaaaaaatgtaaaaattgcTCTAACTTTAACGTTGGTTGTGTGAAAAAACTGCAGTTAGAATATGCTAACttgaaaattaagaaatatatggACAATCAAGATCAAAAAGCGGAGGTTAATATGGATGTGGGGAGTGAAACACATGCTCAGAATGTTACCGTTAATCTTATGGAACATTCTGTGAAGGAAAATGACGACGGTATCGCTATATTGACTGAG AACCGCCCAACGTCAGAGTACTCGCCAGTGAAGTATTACTGGTTCTATCGTGTTGATAATGATGGCCAGTCGACATGGCGAGGATTCTCTGTCGCCGATTCAAGAGCTCTGGAGATCGCTTTTAATAGCT CTGACCTGAACGAAAACACCTTGGTGCCAACAGATGGTGGGAGATACGACGTGAACATCATTGGCAGGATTCGAATGCCGGTCTACTGGTCTGAGAAGCCTACCAATGTTAGGCG ATGTAGCTGGTTCTATTGTAACACAGATGGAAGATACGTCCCGTACGCAGAGGCCGTGGCGGAGAAGTTGGAG GTGGAATACCAGCACGGTATGGCAACCGGCGAATGGCATAGACGTCTAATACTTCCCAATAACGAGCTGGTGGTGATGCATGGACCTGGTGTGATGGTCCATTTTCTCCAGAACTCTGTTGACAGCTTTAGCGGAAGTCCG CTGTTCAATTTTGGCAAAACGGTATATCGTAACCCACCAAAGATTGGCGTAACTGGTGATCAAACACAGAAAATAGATCACTTAGTCTTCCTGGTACACGGAGCTGGAGAATATAGGCATCAGAAGGAGAGACTT CAATCAATGACGCGTCCGCGCGTGGTGAAACGCGGCGCGGTGGAGTCGGAGATCGAAGACACGGAGCCGTCGAGTATTGATCACCTGCTGCTGTTGTGTCATGGGGTCGGATCTGCTTGTGACATGCGCATGAGACCGGTGGAGGCTGTCG TGGATGACTTTAGGAAGACAAGTATGCAGCTGCTACAATCGCACTACAAGAACTCGTGTGACAGTGGGTTGGTTGGACGGGTCGAG gtACTCCCAATCTCCTGGCACTCGAGCCTACATTCAGGCGAGACGGGCGTAGACAAACGTCTGGCTAACGTCACGTTGGACAGCATTCCTTGGTTGCGAAACTTCACGAACGATACAGTGTTGGATGTCTTGTTCTACACCAGTCCAGTGTTTGGACAG ACAATAATAGACACGGTGTGCAAGGAGTTGAATCGAATCTATGGCTTGTTCAAGAAACGTAATCCGGACTTCAGAGGAGGTGTCTCTTTAGGCGGACATTCTTTGGGGAGTGTCATTTTGTACGACTTGTTGGGGCACCAGATACCCGAG GCTTCAGCCTCGAATGGTTCAACGGAAAAGAATTACGTCCAAGAGTGTGCCGGCACGGGTCAGCCAATGTTCAAATACCCCAAGTTGGAGTTTTGCCCCGAAGCCATGTTCGCACTTGGTAGTCCTATTG CTATTTTCGAATGTGTCCGCGGCGTGGAGATGCTCGGAAAAGATTTTTGTCTACCCACATGTGGgaagttttttaatatcttccATCCGTACGACCCCATCGCTTACAG aATCGAACCAATGATAAATCCAGAGTTGCGGCAGATAAAACCGTATCTGATACCCCATCACAAGGGACGGAAACGGATGCACTTGG AACTCAAAGAAACAATGGCCCGTGTCGGCGCTGATATTAAACAGAAATTGGTGGAGTCCATAAAAAGCACTTGGTTTAGTATGTGGAAGACGGCTCCGCCTCCGACCGATCAGCTCGAGAAGGTGGTAGAAGAAGAGATGGAGAAGGAGGAGTTGAACGATGAGTGTAAAGAGGACGTCACGCAGGATAAAGaa gCGACCCCAGAAATGCTTGGGCGCTTGAACAGCGGACGCCGTATCGACTATGTGTTGCAAGAAGCTCCCTTTGAAATGATCAACGAGTATCTCTTCGCCATGACCAGCCATGTTTGTTATTG GGAATCGGCCGATACGATTCTACTGATTCTTCGGGAGGTGTACGCCTCTATGCGCGTCCAGCCTGACTGTTGTGTGCCACAAAATAACCTCACGGTGCAGCGGACACGCATTGTTACTACG GATGGAATGGTCGCCTCCACATTGG ACTCACCATCGACAAGTAGAGGCAGTCCATGTTGA